A single genomic interval of Nycticebus coucang isolate mNycCou1 chromosome 21, mNycCou1.pri, whole genome shotgun sequence harbors:
- the FAM110A gene encoding protein FAM110A, which yields MPVDTLSPGAPTAPALPFRLRTKVPGYLLRRPADSGARKLSAVERLEADKAKYVKSIHVANTRQEPVQPLLSKQPLFSPGTRRTVLTPSRRTLPGPGRRPQLDLDILSSLINLCDSPVSPAEVSRTPGPSEGIRQAPPATPPRPPPSTAAVRRVDVRPLPASPTRPCPSPSAAATSSPGRPPGLQRSKSDLSERFSRAAADLERFFNFCGLDPEEARGLGVAHLARASSDIVSLAGPSAGPCSSDGGCSRRSSATVEERARERVPYGVSVVERNARVIKWLYGLRQAREIPASEG from the coding sequence ATGCCTGTGGACACGCTGAGCCCCGGAGCCCCCACCGCCCCCGCCCTACCTTTCCGCCTGCGCACCAAGGTCCCAGGCTACCTGCTACGGAGGCCAGCAGACAGTGGAGCCCGGAAACTGAGTGCTGTGGAACGCCTGGAGGCTGACAAGGCCAAGTACGTCAAGAGCATACACGTGGCTAACACCCGCCAGGAACCTGTGCAGCCCCTGCTGTCCAAACAGCCACTCTTTAGCCCTGGAACTCGCCGCACAGTGCTCACACCCAGCCGTCGAACTCTGCCTGGCCCTGGCCGTCGGCCCCAACTGGACCTGGACATTCTTAGCAGCCTCATCAACTTGTGTGATAGTCCTGTGTCCCCTGCTGAGGTCAGCCGTACTCCTGGGCCTTCAGAGGGAATCCGCCAGGCCCCGCCAGCCACCCCTCCACGCCCACCACCCAGTACAGCTGCAGTGCGCCGAGTGGACGTCCGCCCCTTGCCTGCCTCACCTACCCGGCCCTGCCCGTCACCGAGCGCTGCCGCCACctccagcccaggccggccacCGGGTTTGCAACGCTCCAAGTCAGACTTGAGTGAGCGCTTCTCCCGGGCAGCAGCTGACCTTGAGCGCTTTTTTAACTTTTGCGGCTTGGACCCGGAGGAGGCACGGGGATTGGGTGTGGCTCACCTGGCACGGGCCAGTTCGGACATCGTGTCCCTGGCTGGGCCCAGTGCGGGGCCGTGCAGCTCTGACGGAGGCTGTTCCCGCCGCAGCTCGGCTACTGTTGAGGAGCGGGCCCGGGAACGCGTCCCCTACGGCGTGTCGGTGGTAGAGCGCAATGCCCGTGTGATCAAGTGGCTGTATGGGTTAAGGCAGGCACGGGAGATCCCAGCCTCAGAGGGCTAG